The following are encoded in a window of Dysidea avara chromosome 4, odDysAvar1.4, whole genome shotgun sequence genomic DNA:
- the LOC136254724 gene encoding putative autophagy-related protein 11, with product MIEQHNYKIKEMIEKQKQERIKELRTAYNEEIMKPNTQHTAKVSSGFDYKTEAVQGKFLLKDEIAQRKRIVKENNEKANLNTIKHLIKNEGELNLLRETALDHQIMEQNESSSVFCANKSNQRQLTHMRETEKKYECILADKGVKRQQEFEKLLENSSIKEKELAKITQLLKDAEMDTEQLKLEKSNITNQQEKFKITTWEVTDELNDYIKKLQTEVDKVRRRYCSTISELNIEATQLKQIISRKADEITEMKTKEEIKSRESLFRVQKSILQARFSTGSCCQRSQSKVKQKISQESASFNEDNK from the exons ATGATTGAACAACATAACTATAAAATTAAAGAAATGATAGAAAAGCAGAAACAAGAGAGAATAAA AGAACTGAGAACAGCTTACAATGAAGAAATAATGAAACCCAACACTCAACATACTGCTAAG GTGTCATCTGGGTTTGATTACAAAACCGAAGCAGTTCAAGGGAAATTCCTGCTGAAAGATGAAATAGCACAAAGAAAAAGGATTGTAAAAGAAAACAATGAAAAAGCAAACCTTAATACAATAAAGCATTTGATAAAGAATGAG GGAGAACTAAACTTACTCCGTGAGACAGCTCTTGATCACCAAATAATGGAACAGAATGAGTCTAGTAGTGTGTTttgtg CTAACAAAAGTAATCAGAGGCAGTTAACACACATGAGGGAAACTGAGAAGAAGTACGAATGTATATTGGCTGACAAGGGAGTTAAACGTCAACAGGAATTTGAG AAATTACTTGAAAATAGCTCAATAAAAGAAAAGGAACTTGCAAAAATCACACAATTACTGAAG GATGCAGAGATGGACACTGAACAACTGAAACTTGAAAAATCAAATATAACAAACCAGCAAGAAAAATTCAAAATAACTACATGGGAAGTG ACAGATGAACTGAATGATTACATAAAGAAGCTTCAAACTGAG GTTGACAAAGTCAGGAGAAGGTATTGCAGTACAATAAGTGAACTTAACATTGAAGCCACCCAACTGAA GCAAATAATAAGTAGAAAAGCAGATGAAATAACTGAAATGAAAACCAAAGAAGAAATAAAGTCAAGAGAAAGCTTATTTAGAGTTCAGAAG TCCATTCTTCAAGCTCGTTTCAGCACTGGATCCTGCTGTCAACGATCTCAGTCAAAAGTGAAGCAGAAAATAAGTCAAGAAAGTGCTTCATTTAATGAAGATAATAAATAA
- the LOC136254209 gene encoding trans-L-3-hydroxyproline dehydratase-like has protein sequence MSRQTEFTKSINVVTTEMHTAGDPVRIAVSGYPDIIGDTILDKRRYVREHLDHLRRLLIQEPRGHKDMYGVIPVKSDIKEADMAVLFMDSEDYAFMCGHCTIALGKYAVDHGIVKGVSPETTVKIQCPCGLVTAHVEYQDGKSGTVRFESVPCFSFAADLIVNLEGYGDIHYDISFGGCFYAYTDITQFGLDIKSSPIADIITAAMKLKRAITETVTLAHPENNELAFLFGVMFYSGSLGNCSEEVCVYADGQVCRNPCGSGCCGLLAVLYHKGLIKEGEVKTFVNSKTQSSFNGKIVKQIKLKNTLAVIAEISGKAYYTGECTFFCEQDDPQPSFLVQ, from the exons ATGAGTCGACAAACTGAGTTCACAAAGTCTATAAATGTCGTGACCACAGAGATGCATACAGCTGGGGATCCGGTACGTATTGCTGTCTCAGGATATCCTGATATTATCGGGGACACAATACTTGACAAAAGACGATATGTCAGAGAGCACCTTGACCACTTACGAAGGCTATTAATACAGGAGCCTCGTGGTCACAAGGACATGTATGGTGTTATACCAGTAAAGAGTGATATCAAAGAAGCTGACATGGCTGTACTATTCATGGATAGTGAAG ATTATGCTTTTATGTGTGGACACTGCACTATTGCTCTGGGCAAATATGCTGTGGATCATGGCATTGTGAAGGGAGTGTCACCAGAGACTACTGTGAAGATACAGTGTCCATGTGGTCTGGTTACTGCACATGTGGAGTATCAGGATGGGAAGAGTGGAACTGTTAGATTTGAGAGTGTTCCCTGCTTTTCGTTTGCTGCAGATTTGATTGTTAATCTAG AGGGATATGGAGACATACATTATGACATAAGCTTCGGTGGCTGCTTCTATGCGTacacagatataacacaatttgGATTGGACATTAAATCATCCCCTATTGCTGATATTATTACAGCAGCCATGAAGTTGAAGAGAGCCATAACTGAGACCGTCACTTTAGCACATCCTGAGAACAATGAATTAGCCTTCCTGTTTGGAGTAATGTTCTACTCTGGATCTTTAGGCAACTGTAGTGAGGAAGTGTGTGTCTATGCTGATGGACAG GTCTGTCGTAATCCTTGTGGATCAGGTTGTTGTGGCCTACTAGCTGTTCTCTACCACAAAGGGCTCATCAAAGAGGGAGAAGTGAAGACTTTTGTTAACAGCAAGACCCAGTCTTCCTTCAATGGGAAGATAGTGAAGCAGATAAAACTAAAGAATACTCTAGCTGTGATCGCAGAGATATCAGGAAAAGCCTACTATACTGGAGAGTGTACATTCTTCTGTGAACAAGATGACCCTCAACCTTCTTTTCTAGTTCAGTGA